The Rhododendron vialii isolate Sample 1 chromosome 5a, ASM3025357v1 genome contains a region encoding:
- the LOC131327179 gene encoding protein ZINC INDUCED FACILITATOR-LIKE 1-like isoform X2 gives MGGENEQSLLEKHYYENCPGCKVDELKEKQRGMPIKELVSISIVVLCTALPISSLFPFLYFMIRDFKVAETEEEIGYYAGYVGSSFMLGRALTSVFWGMVADRYGRKPVIIIGTSAVVIFNTLFGLSVNYWMAISTRFLLGSLNGLLGPVKAYAVEIFREEYQALGISAISTAWGIGLIIGPALGGFLAQPAEKYPAIFSKDSVFGRFPYFLPCLFISLFALVVTIVTFRLPETLHIHKEPCEDSVAAVEAVSRGSTQKEITQDFEGREPDSKNSLIKNWPLMSSIIVYCIFSLHEMAYTEIFSLWAESPRKDGGLSYSTDNVGVILAVSGLGLLVFQLSLYPIAEKIFGPIMVARICGVLTIPLLTIHPYMTLLTGFSLSLLLGCASVLKNIFSVSIITSMFILQNKAVDQHQRGAANGISMTAMSLFKAVGPAGGGAIFSWTQKRQDAAFFPGDHMIFFILNVIEAIAVLMTFKPFLVERQNS, from the exons ATGGGAGGGGAAAACGAGCAGAGCCTGCTCGAGAAACACTACTACGAAAACTGCCCGGGATGTAAAGTGGACGAGCTTAAAGAGAAGCAGCGCGGGATGCCCATCAAGGAACTCGTCTCGATATCGATTGTGGTGCTCTGCACAG CGCTGCCAATATCGTCTCTCTTTCCATTCCTTTATTTTATG ATAAGGGATTTCAAGGTTGCCGaaacagaagaagaaattgGTTACTATGCAGGTTATGTGG GCTCCTCATTTATGCTTGGAAGAGCTCTAACATCCGTTTTTTGGGGAATGGTAGCTGATCGATATGGTCGAAAGCCGGTCATAATCATAGGCACTTCAGCAGT GGTTATTTTCAACACACTCTTTGGTCTTAGTGTAAACTATTGGATGGCCATCTCTACAAGATTTCTTCTTGGAAGTCTGAATGGTTTACTTGGGCCAGTGAAG GCATATGCGGTTGAAATTTTCCGCGAGGAATACCAAGCTTTAGGAATATCGGCA ATTAGTACAGCATGGGGTATCGGATTGATTATTGGCCCAGCTTTGGGAGGCTTTCTTGCTCAG CCTGCAGAGAAATATCCAGCTATATTTTCCAAAGATTCTGTATTCGGGAG GTTTCCATACTTCTTGCCTTGCCTATTTATATCACTTTTTGCATTGGTGGTGACTATTGTTACTTTTCGGCTTCCG GAAACATTACACATTCATAAGGAACCTTGTGAAGATTCGGTTGCGGCAGTGGAGGCTGTGTCCCGTGGGTCTACTCAGAAAGAAATAACCCAGGACTTTGAAGGAAGAGAACCTGATTCTAAGAATAGCCTAATCAAGAACTGGCCCTTGATGTCCTCAATAATTGTTTATTGCATCTTCTCACTTCATGAAATGGCTTACACGGAG ATATTCTCACTATGGGCCGAAAGCCCACGAAAAGACGGGGGCTTAAGCTATTCAACTGACAATGTTGGAGTAATTCTCGCTGTATCAG GTCTTGGGCTTCTAGTATTTCAACTTTCTCTATATCCAATCGCAGAGAAGATTTTTGGCCCTATCATGGTAGCTCGCATTTGTGGA GTGTTGACCATACCGCTATTGACAATTCACCCCTACATGACCCTGCTTACTGGGTTCAGCCTCTCACTGTTGCTAGGCTGCGCATCTGTGTTGAAGAATATATTTTCA GTGTCCATTATTACTAGCATGTTCATACTGCAAAACAAAGCCGTG GATCAACACCAAAGAGGAGCTGCAAATGGCATATCTATGACTGCAATGTCACTTTTTAAAGCTGTCGGTCCGGCTGGTGGAGGAGCAAT
- the LOC131327179 gene encoding protein ZINC INDUCED FACILITATOR-LIKE 1-like isoform X9, with translation MGGENEQSLLEKHYYENCPGCKVDELKEKQRGMPIKELVSISIVVLCTALPISSLFPFLYFMIRDFKVAETEEEIGYYAGYVGSSFMLGRALTSVFWGMVADRYGRKPVIIIGTSAVVIFNTLFGLSVNYWMAISTRFLLGSLNGLLGPVKAYAVEIFREEYQALGISAISTAWGIGLIIGPALGGFLAQPAEKYPAIFSKDSVFGRFPYFLPCLFISLFALVVTIVTFRLPETLHIHKEPCEDSVAAVEAVSRGSTQKEITQDFEGREPDSKNSLIKNWPLMSSIIVYCIFSLHEMAYTEIFSLWAESPRKDGGLSYSTDNVGVILAVSGLGLLVFQLSLYPIAEKIFGPIMVARICGVLTIPLLTIHPYMTLLTGFSLSLLLGCASVLKNIFSVSIITSMFILQNKAVDQHQRGAANGISMTAMSLFKAVGPAGGGAIFSWTQKRQDAAFFPELMVVEIAM, from the exons ATGGGAGGGGAAAACGAGCAGAGCCTGCTCGAGAAACACTACTACGAAAACTGCCCGGGATGTAAAGTGGACGAGCTTAAAGAGAAGCAGCGCGGGATGCCCATCAAGGAACTCGTCTCGATATCGATTGTGGTGCTCTGCACAG CGCTGCCAATATCGTCTCTCTTTCCATTCCTTTATTTTATG ATAAGGGATTTCAAGGTTGCCGaaacagaagaagaaattgGTTACTATGCAGGTTATGTGG GCTCCTCATTTATGCTTGGAAGAGCTCTAACATCCGTTTTTTGGGGAATGGTAGCTGATCGATATGGTCGAAAGCCGGTCATAATCATAGGCACTTCAGCAGT GGTTATTTTCAACACACTCTTTGGTCTTAGTGTAAACTATTGGATGGCCATCTCTACAAGATTTCTTCTTGGAAGTCTGAATGGTTTACTTGGGCCAGTGAAG GCATATGCGGTTGAAATTTTCCGCGAGGAATACCAAGCTTTAGGAATATCGGCA ATTAGTACAGCATGGGGTATCGGATTGATTATTGGCCCAGCTTTGGGAGGCTTTCTTGCTCAG CCTGCAGAGAAATATCCAGCTATATTTTCCAAAGATTCTGTATTCGGGAG GTTTCCATACTTCTTGCCTTGCCTATTTATATCACTTTTTGCATTGGTGGTGACTATTGTTACTTTTCGGCTTCCG GAAACATTACACATTCATAAGGAACCTTGTGAAGATTCGGTTGCGGCAGTGGAGGCTGTGTCCCGTGGGTCTACTCAGAAAGAAATAACCCAGGACTTTGAAGGAAGAGAACCTGATTCTAAGAATAGCCTAATCAAGAACTGGCCCTTGATGTCCTCAATAATTGTTTATTGCATCTTCTCACTTCATGAAATGGCTTACACGGAG ATATTCTCACTATGGGCCGAAAGCCCACGAAAAGACGGGGGCTTAAGCTATTCAACTGACAATGTTGGAGTAATTCTCGCTGTATCAG GTCTTGGGCTTCTAGTATTTCAACTTTCTCTATATCCAATCGCAGAGAAGATTTTTGGCCCTATCATGGTAGCTCGCATTTGTGGA GTGTTGACCATACCGCTATTGACAATTCACCCCTACATGACCCTGCTTACTGGGTTCAGCCTCTCACTGTTGCTAGGCTGCGCATCTGTGTTGAAGAATATATTTTCA GTGTCCATTATTACTAGCATGTTCATACTGCAAAACAAAGCCGTG GATCAACACCAAAGAGGAGCTGCAAATGGCATATCTATGACTGCAATGTCACTTTTTAAAGCTGTCGGTCCGGCTGGTGGAGGAGCAAT